In Daucus carota subsp. sativus chromosome 4, DH1 v3.0, whole genome shotgun sequence, one DNA window encodes the following:
- the LOC135152280 gene encoding transcription factor SRM1-like: MEKYEENGSMAFFEEVAISMPWRTMSSIKNHYEILIKDMKLIKSSNGQFEDIVSEDPMEEEDCENINMEDTNMMELEGGGVHKIPRPKKRGIPWSIQEHKSFLEGYKTCGKGEWKKISKDFVPSKTPSQVASHAQKYEKRQHTDTPPEKRRQTINDIRCLCCDSGPCKFVATGSPV; the protein is encoded by the exons ATGGAAAAATATGAAGAAAATGGCTCCATGGCATTTTTTGAAGAGGTAGCCATTTCAATGCCATGGAGAACCATGTCATCTATCAAAAATCACTATGAGATTTTAATAAAAGATATGAAATTGATCAAGTCCTCCAATGGTCAGTTTGAAGATATCGTCAGTGAGGATCCCATGGAGGAGGAAGATTGTGAAAACATTAACATGGAAGATACCAACATGATGGAGCTCGAGGGGGGAGGTGTACACAAGATTCCTAGGCCAAAGAAAAGAGGGATCCCATGGAGCATACAGGAACATAA GTCATTCTTGGAAGGGTATAAAACATGTGGAAAAGGAGAATGgaagaaaatatcaaaggacTTTGTGCCTAGCAAAACTCCATCTCAAGTTGCAAGTCATGCCCAAAAATATGAAAAGCGCCAGCACACCGACACTCCCCCGGAGAAACGTAGGCAAACCATTAATGACATCAGATGTCTTTGCTGCGACTCTGGCCCATGCAAGTTTGTTGCCACTGGGTCACCTGTCTAA